The following coding sequences lie in one Arthrobacter sp. PGP41 genomic window:
- a CDS encoding Gfo/Idh/MocA family protein gives MLRIGILGASGIAPAAVIRPARRRTDVEVVAVASRRAESAHQFANHHRIDRFYGDYSSLMSDPGIDLVYNALPPSEHAKWSIAALEAGKHVLCE, from the coding sequence ATGTTAAGAATCGGAATTTTGGGCGCATCGGGTATAGCGCCTGCGGCGGTCATCCGGCCAGCCAGGCGGCGAACTGACGTAGAGGTCGTCGCTGTAGCCTCCCGCCGTGCAGAGTCTGCACACCAGTTTGCAAACCACCACCGGATTGACCGTTTTTACGGCGATTACTCCTCTTTGATGTCCGACCCCGGCATTGATTTGGTCTATAACGCGCTGCCACCCTCCGAGCACGCCAAGTGGTCGATCGCCGCCTTGGAGGCAGGAAAGCACGTGCTCTGCGAGTAG
- a CDS encoding Gfo/Idh/MocA family protein, translating into MNADEAAKMLEAAQSTGCRLIEAFHDRYHPLSAELDAVKASGGLGEVLTLSADFSSSNPFDPASLRHDPRLGGGSLMDLGCYPVHWVRAFMGEEPKVVRASGTLNPLGADLSVTADLQFPSGAKALITSAMLEEPGHLNSSLEVVGTEGKLVVKNLVFPSKGHSVTLSHNGLDRTWTVRGLETYDHQLEAVVHGLESGQELLPEGSDNLSNMKVIDGIYAAAGFGIVQ; encoded by the coding sequence ATGAATGCGGATGAGGCTGCAAAAATGCTGGAGGCTGCGCAATCGACAGGTTGCCGCCTCATCGAAGCCTTTCATGACCGCTACCACCCCCTCAGCGCGGAACTCGATGCCGTCAAGGCCTCCGGCGGGCTCGGCGAGGTTTTGACACTGAGCGCAGACTTTTCCAGCTCGAATCCTTTCGATCCCGCGTCGCTGCGACACGACCCGAGACTGGGAGGCGGATCGCTGATGGACCTCGGCTGCTACCCGGTTCACTGGGTGCGGGCATTTATGGGCGAAGAACCAAAGGTAGTCCGAGCCAGCGGGACGCTCAATCCCCTTGGCGCGGACCTGAGCGTAACGGCCGACCTCCAGTTTCCCTCAGGAGCAAAAGCGCTCATCACATCAGCAATGCTGGAAGAGCCCGGCCACCTGAACTCATCCCTCGAAGTGGTCGGTACAGAAGGGAAACTCGTCGTCAAGAATCTGGTCTTTCCTTCCAAAGGACACTCCGTCACCCTGAGCCATAACGGGCTGGACCGTACGTGGACTGTACGTGGTCTTGAGACCTACGACCATCAACTGGAGGCCGTAGTCCATGGTCTTGAGTCGGGCCAGGAGCTGCTCCCTGAGGGCTCCGACAACCTTTCCAACATGAAGGTCATCGACGGAATCTACGCTGCCGCAGGTTTCGGCATTGTGCAATAA
- a CDS encoding ABC transporter substrate-binding protein, whose amino-acid sequence MAGASAATVLMMAGCAGENPAKNQAAQQPLKVVGQFELHSLDPSTSGGFFTRLQVAETLVDADNHGALQPGLATAWEASPDNLSWRFTLREGATFHDGTAVTADSVVGALETARTKAASPLATVPVKSITAEDGAVRVDLMEPYAPLPAVFGHTSTQILAPSSYAADRSVTEVVGSGPYKVTRLEQPATIELAASEQWQDEKSEIAEVHYQAVGRAESRALLAESGQADVTFGMDPTSLQRIKQAGKLDIAAVTLPRTILMKVNAAHEFLGDSRVRQALSLALDREAMATALLRDPEMAASQLFPPSLPEWHQDDVTPLAHDADEAKKLLAEAGWAPGADGILEREGKKFSVSLRTFPDRPELPLLATAIQAKLKEVGITLDVKVGNSSDIPAGHKDGSLELALYSRNYALVPDALVTLTEDFRPGGADYGAMGWNNADLTSTLNAMSTGTDAGSSEENRRTVTDILHNELPVIPVAWYRQSAVVSDRVEGLVLDPLERSWRLSDLAWSK is encoded by the coding sequence ATGGCCGGGGCGTCAGCTGCCACCGTATTGATGATGGCCGGATGCGCCGGGGAAAACCCGGCAAAGAACCAGGCTGCTCAGCAGCCGCTGAAGGTAGTTGGGCAGTTTGAGCTTCACAGCCTTGACCCCTCCACCAGCGGAGGATTCTTCACCCGCCTGCAGGTGGCTGAGACCCTGGTGGATGCAGACAATCATGGGGCGCTGCAGCCTGGGCTGGCCACGGCTTGGGAGGCCTCTCCGGATAATCTTTCCTGGCGATTCACGCTACGCGAGGGTGCCACTTTCCATGACGGGACCGCGGTCACGGCTGATTCCGTTGTCGGCGCGTTGGAGACCGCGCGGACCAAGGCGGCAAGCCCCCTTGCAACGGTTCCGGTCAAGTCCATCACGGCCGAGGACGGGGCAGTCCGGGTAGACCTGATGGAGCCGTACGCCCCGCTGCCCGCCGTCTTTGGCCACACCAGCACACAGATTCTTGCCCCCAGCTCGTACGCTGCCGACCGGTCAGTCACCGAGGTAGTGGGCTCCGGTCCCTACAAGGTGACGCGGCTGGAGCAGCCGGCCACCATCGAACTGGCTGCCTCTGAGCAGTGGCAGGACGAAAAGTCGGAGATTGCGGAGGTCCACTACCAGGCGGTGGGAAGGGCCGAGAGCCGTGCGCTGCTAGCCGAAAGCGGACAGGCCGACGTCACGTTCGGGATGGACCCGACCAGCCTGCAGCGGATCAAGCAGGCCGGCAAACTGGATATCGCGGCGGTAACTCTTCCCAGGACCATCCTGATGAAGGTAAACGCCGCACACGAATTCCTGGGTGATTCCCGCGTGCGTCAAGCCCTGAGCCTGGCCCTGGACCGCGAAGCGATGGCAACTGCGCTGCTTCGAGACCCTGAAATGGCCGCCAGCCAGCTGTTCCCGCCCTCGCTGCCGGAGTGGCACCAGGATGATGTCACGCCGCTGGCCCATGACGCCGACGAAGCGAAGAAGCTGCTGGCCGAGGCCGGCTGGGCCCCCGGAGCCGACGGAATCCTTGAGCGCGAGGGGAAAAAGTTCTCGGTCAGCCTGCGCACCTTCCCTGACCGCCCGGAACTGCCGCTGCTTGCAACCGCCATCCAGGCGAAGCTGAAAGAGGTGGGAATCACCCTGGACGTTAAGGTCGGGAATTCGAGCGACATTCCCGCCGGACACAAGGACGGTTCGCTGGAACTGGCACTGTACTCGCGCAATTACGCACTTGTGCCCGACGCGCTGGTGACCCTCACCGAGGACTTCAGGCCCGGCGGCGCCGACTACGGCGCCATGGGCTGGAACAATGCAGATCTGACCTCGACACTGAACGCCATGTCCACCGGCACCGATGCCGGCAGCAGCGAGGAAAACCGGCGCACGGTCACCGACATCCTGCACAACGAATTGCCCGTGATCCCTGTGGCCTGGTACCGGCAGAGCGCCGTGGTGAGCGACAGGGTCGAGGGCCTCGTCCTGGATCCTCTCGAGCGTTCCTGGCGGCTGAGCGACCTCGCCTGGTCCAAGTAG
- a CDS encoding ABC transporter permease has protein sequence MEPPTAGLRIPSGPAARILRRRTVQAVAVVLMVSTACFVIVQNLPGDIAFRIAAGRYGYDQVTAVSADSVRAELGLDRPLWQQLFDWLTDLFTFNLGTSLVTGGDVAGELAFYLSSSIQLAVVALAIAFVTGATAGALAAGRPGGALDRITNLWVTGARALPPFLLGLVLILLFSVHLGVLPAAGHGEATNIVLPAVTLAVGLSGLFARVTRDTVVQVRESGYVHFAQTKGLSGRVVFFRHILRNTGVTLIAYVGVQVLILIEGVVIVESLFAWPGLGHALVHAIFWRDIPMIQATAVALALLVVVLNTAVDLGSAAIDPRPRRREVVL, from the coding sequence ATGGAACCACCCACCGCGGGGCTGCGTATTCCTTCCGGCCCTGCCGCCCGCATCCTTCGCCGGCGCACAGTACAAGCGGTCGCCGTTGTACTGATGGTCTCCACCGCGTGCTTCGTCATTGTGCAGAACCTGCCTGGAGACATCGCTTTCCGCATCGCCGCTGGCCGCTACGGTTACGACCAGGTCACCGCAGTCTCGGCGGACAGCGTCCGCGCTGAACTGGGACTGGACCGGCCACTCTGGCAGCAGCTCTTCGACTGGCTGACAGACCTATTCACCTTCAACCTCGGCACCTCCCTGGTAACGGGAGGAGATGTCGCGGGCGAGCTGGCGTTCTATCTTTCCAGCAGCATCCAGCTCGCCGTAGTGGCCCTGGCCATCGCCTTCGTGACAGGCGCAACTGCCGGAGCCCTGGCCGCCGGCAGACCCGGCGGAGCCTTGGACCGGATCACCAACCTCTGGGTCACCGGCGCACGCGCACTGCCCCCGTTCCTCCTCGGGCTGGTCCTGATCCTGCTCTTCTCCGTCCACCTCGGGGTGCTGCCGGCTGCGGGCCACGGCGAAGCGACCAACATCGTGCTTCCGGCTGTGACCCTTGCGGTGGGGCTTTCCGGGCTCTTTGCCCGGGTCACCCGCGACACCGTCGTTCAGGTAAGAGAATCCGGATACGTCCACTTCGCCCAGACCAAAGGCCTCAGCGGACGTGTGGTCTTCTTCCGGCACATCCTGCGCAATACGGGAGTGACTCTGATCGCCTACGTCGGTGTCCAGGTGCTGATCCTCATCGAAGGGGTCGTCATTGTTGAAAGCCTCTTTGCCTGGCCGGGCCTGGGACACGCGCTCGTGCACGCCATTTTTTGGCGGGACATTCCCATGATCCAGGCCACCGCCGTGGCGTTGGCCCTCCTCGTCGTTGTACTGAACACGGCCGTTGACCTGGGCTCTGCCGCCATCGACCCCCGTCCCCGCCGCCGGGAGGTGGTCCTGTGA
- a CDS encoding ABC transporter ATP-binding protein, whose amino-acid sequence MTLRLKNLVVTHGQTTLVEAADLDFVPGHPVTIVGESGSGKSLLAHAIMGTLPPNLAARGNLTLDGHTYDLADPRNRRRLWGPVMSLLPQEPMLALDPTMRAGEQVAEAATGFRTDKRSGRAAAGKLLGALGLARAASAFPHTLSGGMAQRVAFAAATIGGAQLLIADEPSKGLDEGARNELAALLQRHVSGGGILLTITHDLELARKLGGDVLVMQNALVIEQGPAREVLNDPSHPYTRRLLAAEPSNWRHSWVAAPAPEGSTSPALIRGDGLSKAFGKQQLFSGLDVSVHARERVSLSGPSGSGKTTLGNVLLRLLPPDAGKIQHSDVLQGGRLQKLYQDPALAFPARVSLKNSFGDLIRRHRLDPERLEELMASLRLAPALLTRAPGQVSGGELQRLAIIRAMLLEPALVFADEPTSRLDLITQCETMTCLMEQVERQDCALVLVTHDSGLARAVTHRSIPLGTNKKDAERLKAFA is encoded by the coding sequence GTGACACTTCGCCTGAAAAACCTCGTGGTAACCCACGGCCAAACGACGCTGGTGGAAGCCGCCGACCTGGACTTTGTGCCGGGGCACCCCGTCACAATCGTGGGTGAGAGCGGCTCGGGTAAATCGCTGCTCGCCCACGCGATCATGGGTACGCTCCCGCCAAACCTCGCAGCACGGGGAAACCTCACCCTGGACGGCCACACCTACGACCTGGCCGACCCCAGGAACAGGCGCAGGCTCTGGGGCCCGGTCATGTCCCTGCTGCCACAGGAACCCATGCTCGCACTTGACCCGACAATGCGGGCCGGAGAACAGGTCGCCGAAGCGGCCACCGGTTTCAGGACAGATAAAAGAAGCGGCCGCGCCGCCGCCGGAAAACTGCTGGGCGCTTTGGGCCTGGCCCGAGCGGCCAGCGCCTTCCCGCACACACTCTCCGGCGGGATGGCCCAGCGGGTGGCCTTCGCTGCCGCCACCATCGGCGGGGCTCAACTCCTGATAGCGGATGAGCCCTCCAAAGGGCTGGACGAGGGTGCGCGGAATGAGCTGGCGGCGCTGCTACAGCGGCACGTCAGCGGCGGCGGGATCCTGCTGACCATTACCCACGATCTGGAACTCGCCCGCAAACTTGGCGGGGATGTCCTGGTCATGCAGAACGCCCTCGTCATAGAACAGGGACCGGCCCGGGAAGTCCTCAATGATCCTTCCCACCCCTACACCCGGCGGCTGCTCGCGGCTGAACCCTCCAACTGGCGCCACTCCTGGGTCGCAGCACCAGCACCCGAGGGATCAACAAGTCCGGCTCTTATCCGCGGCGATGGGCTGTCAAAAGCCTTCGGAAAACAGCAGCTCTTCTCCGGACTGGACGTGAGCGTCCACGCACGGGAAAGAGTATCGCTGAGCGGACCGAGCGGCAGCGGCAAAACAACGTTGGGCAACGTGCTGCTACGCCTGCTGCCCCCGGATGCCGGAAAGATCCAGCACTCCGACGTACTGCAAGGCGGCCGGCTGCAAAAGCTATACCAGGACCCCGCCCTGGCCTTCCCAGCCAGGGTGTCCCTCAAAAATTCCTTTGGCGACCTGATCCGACGCCACCGCCTGGACCCGGAACGCCTGGAAGAACTCATGGCCTCATTGCGCCTTGCACCGGCGCTGCTGACCCGCGCACCCGGGCAGGTCTCCGGCGGGGAACTCCAACGCCTGGCCATTATCCGCGCAATGCTTTTGGAACCGGCCCTGGTCTTCGCCGACGAACCCACCTCACGCCTTGACCTCATCACCCAGTGTGAAACCATGACCTGCCTCATGGAACAAGTGGAACGCCAGGACTGCGCGCTGGTCCTCGTCACTCACGACAGCGGCCTCGCCAGGGCTGTGACCCACCGCAGCATTCCGCTGGGCACAAATAAAAAAGACGCCGAAAGGCTCAAAGCCTTCGCCTAA
- a CDS encoding ABC transporter permease, which yields MTAPIANQFSTDRNQERQEVLTPAPRGWFPSLTWAQRASAVLLAALVLFALAGPLAWPDHAAQDLSRFLEAPSLQEPLGRDHLGRSVIARLAHATQLSLLMALLCVGTALLLGTLAGITAAWRGGWTDTILHGLSEAFIALPALLVVLIFSALANGELWSLYVGLALAQWVEYFRMIRSRSGLLLAGPAVEAAGLLKLGSVHIVRRHLWPELRPLLATMATFGLGSSILALSTLGFVGVGVRPPTPELGQMVTEAFPYYHEAPWMSLAPVLVLVTILTGLLGLRNKESRP from the coding sequence GTGACAGCCCCCATCGCCAACCAGTTCAGCACGGACAGGAATCAGGAGCGGCAAGAGGTGCTGACACCTGCTCCGAGGGGCTGGTTTCCGTCCCTGACCTGGGCACAGCGCGCCTCGGCGGTGCTGCTGGCCGCGCTGGTGCTCTTTGCACTGGCCGGCCCGTTGGCCTGGCCCGATCACGCAGCCCAGGACCTGTCCCGGTTCTTGGAGGCTCCCAGCCTCCAAGAACCCCTGGGCAGGGACCACCTGGGCCGCAGCGTCATCGCCCGACTGGCCCACGCCACCCAGCTGTCCCTGCTGATGGCCCTGCTGTGCGTCGGAACCGCGCTGCTGCTCGGAACACTCGCGGGCATCACCGCCGCTTGGCGGGGAGGATGGACAGACACTATCCTCCACGGGCTCTCCGAAGCTTTCATCGCACTTCCGGCGCTCCTGGTGGTCCTGATCTTCTCAGCGCTTGCCAACGGTGAACTGTGGTCACTGTATGTTGGGCTCGCCCTTGCCCAATGGGTGGAATACTTCCGGATGATCCGCTCGCGCAGCGGACTGTTACTTGCCGGTCCTGCCGTCGAGGCAGCCGGGCTACTCAAACTCGGATCCGTGCACATCGTGCGCCGGCACCTCTGGCCCGAACTGCGGCCCCTGCTGGCCACCATGGCAACATTCGGGCTCGGCTCCTCAATCCTGGCCCTGTCCACCCTCGGCTTTGTTGGTGTCGGCGTCCGGCCACCCACACCGGAACTGGGGCAGATGGTCACCGAAGCCTTCCCCTACTACCATGAGGCGCCCTGGATGTCCCTCGCACCCGTCCTGGTCCTCGTCACCATCCTCACCGGGCTCCTGGGCCTGCGAAACAAGGAGTCCCGCCCGTGA
- a CDS encoding NAD-dependent epimerase/dehydratase family protein, translating to MKVLITGAHGKVGRAATRAMIVAGHEVLTTDLTRPGFERKPEGTPKYTMADLTDAGEAYAVVRGADAVVHVAAIPEPTGNPPHVVFQTNLMATFNVLEAAIQFGVKRFVFISSETVPGFFFPERGFLPDYAPVDEEHPIRPQDPYALSKHFGEQLMDAAIARSDIQCISIRPSWVQFEGNYENNLGPQIRDASVLSPNLWSYVDAYDLADAIVLAAESDLPGHEVFYIASPENVGGHDFAEVLNKYYGDTIELRELRRTDASGISSAKAQRMLGWTPKRSWRDYLDAEGHKLNQ from the coding sequence ATGAAGGTCCTCATCACTGGCGCTCATGGAAAGGTCGGTCGTGCCGCTACTCGGGCGATGATCGTCGCCGGACACGAAGTACTCACCACCGATCTCACTCGTCCCGGCTTCGAGCGTAAGCCTGAAGGCACCCCGAAGTACACGATGGCCGACCTCACCGATGCAGGGGAAGCCTACGCCGTCGTCCGCGGAGCGGATGCCGTCGTACACGTCGCTGCAATCCCCGAACCGACGGGTAACCCGCCTCACGTCGTATTCCAGACCAATCTCATGGCGACCTTTAATGTCCTTGAGGCGGCCATACAATTTGGCGTGAAACGCTTCGTTTTCATCTCCAGTGAGACGGTCCCGGGGTTCTTCTTTCCCGAGCGCGGATTCCTCCCTGACTACGCACCCGTGGACGAGGAGCACCCGATCCGCCCGCAGGACCCCTACGCGCTCTCCAAGCACTTCGGCGAGCAGCTGATGGACGCCGCAATCGCCCGGTCCGACATCCAGTGCATCTCCATCAGGCCCAGCTGGGTCCAGTTCGAAGGCAACTACGAGAATAACCTCGGACCGCAGATCCGTGATGCATCGGTCCTCAGCCCCAACCTATGGAGCTACGTCGACGCCTACGACCTCGCCGATGCCATCGTCCTGGCCGCCGAGTCAGACCTGCCCGGACATGAGGTCTTCTACATCGCTTCCCCCGAGAATGTAGGCGGGCACGACTTCGCTGAGGTCCTGAACAAGTACTACGGTGACACCATCGAACTGCGCGAACTACGCCGTACCGATGCTTCGGGGATCTCAAGCGCCAAAGCCCAACGGATGCTGGGCTGGACGCCGAAGCGATCCTGGCGTGACTACCTCGACGCCGAAGGACATAAGCTCAACCAGTAA